Proteins encoded together in one Triticum dicoccoides isolate Atlit2015 ecotype Zavitan chromosome 7B, WEW_v2.0, whole genome shotgun sequence window:
- the LOC119338352 gene encoding uncharacterized protein LOC119338352: protein MGTEQGNEGTGAGEGRVEVRTGPRPALPAPQQRAVDGFWRERQEEMEATVDFNDRILPMARLKRLIRAEEDGMMIAADTPAYLAKLCELFVQELAVRAWACAQSHHRRIILESDIAEAIAFTESYDFLATVLLEHQREARLAGRAAIPTTVPVTAARARLITRKRHMPDPNPPRPVHGVRRIRPRALPIPPPSDFRYVPVPFPFPSAPIGAAAMAEGLMILPPINHATTERVFFLDRNSGTDFAGENSAAETIASPPPPAGPAGAVALPTVHPAAYYLCAYPVTNDVEAFAVGNTDPDVDQH from the coding sequence ATGGGGACCGAGCAAGGGAACGAAGGAACGGGagcgggggaggggcgcgtggaggTGCGCACGGGGCCGAGGCCAGCGCTGCCGGCGCCGCAGCAGCGGGCGGTGGACGGGTTCTGGAGGGAGCGGCAGGAGGAGATGGAGGCGACGGTGGACTTCAACGACCGCATACTGCCCATGGCCCGCCTCAAGAGGCTCATCCGCGCCGAGGAGGACGGCATGATGATCGCCGCCGACACGCCGGCGTACCTGGCCAAGCTCTGCGAGCTCTTCGTGCAGGAGCTCGCCGTGCGCGCCTGGGCGTGCGCCCAATCCCACCACCGCCGCATCATACTGGAATCGGACATCGCCGAGGCCATCGCCTTCACCGAGTCGTACGACTTCCTCGCCACCGTGCTCCTCGAGCACCAACGGGAGGCGCGGCTGGCCGGCCGTGCTGCTATCCCGACAACGGTTCCGGTGACGGCGGCGAGGGCAAGGCTCATCACCAGGAAGCGCCACATGCCGGACCCGAATCCTCCACGGCCGGTGCATGGGGTGCGGAGAATTCGTCCTCGTGCGCTTCCTATCCCGCCGCCGTCGGACTTTCGCTACGTGCCGGTTCCATTTCCGTTCCCCTCGGCGCCGATAGGAGCCGCAGCGATGGCGGAGGGGCTGATGATTCTCCCACCCATCAACCACGCGACTACCGAGCGCGTGTTCTTCCTGGACAGGAACAGCGGCACTGACTTCGCAGGTGAAAACTCTGCTGCTGAAACTATAGCATCTCCGCCTCCTCCGGCAGGGCCTGCAGGAGCAGTGGCGCTGCCCACTGTCCATCCTGCTGCTTACTACTTGTGCGCTTACCCGGTGACCAACGACGTTGAGGCCTTTGCCGTTGGCAACACTGATCCTGATGTCGACCAACACTGA